One genomic region from Candidatus Nanosynbacter sp. TM7-074 encodes:
- the ligA gene encoding NAD-dependent DNA ligase LigA, whose translation MTAKKARADEIKSLLNRYSYEYYTLDKPSVSDAVYDSLMDELKSIEAECPELITIDSPTQRVGNKLLDGFQKVKHERRMVSLNDVFNKSEVEAWIKRTDKLIPGQRHEFFADIKMDGLACSLIYIDGLLSQAVTRGDSFVGEDVTNNVRTIKNVPLRLHEASGFEKFLLGRTEIRGEIVMLKRDFEELNEKQKALGQPEFANPRNLAAGTIRQLDPSLVAARPLHFRGYDVLRDNDAEVPTNSFAYEVLTALGITRNQQASIFTTLADVMNFVNEWDDKRHDLPFNTDGLVIKINDRALYESLGLVGKNPRGAVAYKYAAEQATTIVRDIVISIGRTGAATPVAVFDPVVVAGTTVQHASLHNADEIARLDVRRGDTVVIFKAGDIIPQVESVLKELRPADSKPIDYLAELARQYPELEFVRPEGEAVYRVKGLSGPLILKRALAHFASKGALDIDTLGEKNVEALVEAGLVNDLADIYRLTKDDLLQLERFAEISAQKLIDAIADKKQPALERFLFGLGIRHVGTQTAIDLANHFESIEKLSQATIDELREVDGVGEIVAESIVAWFADEDNVKLLEKFANLGVTPQFTKKSGSLIGQSFVITGTLQSMGRDAAAEKIRNLGGTFQTAIAKDTTYLVAGGKIGASKLKKAKQYGTKIIDEQELLNMIRG comes from the coding sequence GTGACAGCAAAAAAAGCAAGAGCCGATGAAATTAAATCGCTATTAAATCGGTATAGTTACGAATATTACACATTAGATAAGCCGAGCGTAAGTGATGCTGTCTATGATAGCTTGATGGATGAGTTGAAGTCAATCGAAGCCGAATGTCCGGAGCTAATTACAATTGACAGTCCAACACAACGTGTTGGCAATAAGCTGCTTGACGGTTTTCAGAAAGTAAAGCACGAGCGGCGGATGGTTAGTTTAAACGACGTTTTTAATAAAAGTGAGGTTGAAGCGTGGATTAAGCGGACTGATAAGCTAATTCCTGGTCAGCGGCATGAGTTTTTTGCTGATATAAAGATGGACGGTTTGGCGTGCTCGCTGATTTATATTGATGGGTTGTTGTCTCAAGCGGTAACGCGCGGCGATAGCTTTGTCGGTGAAGATGTAACAAACAACGTACGAACTATAAAAAATGTACCGCTGCGTTTACATGAGGCGTCAGGTTTCGAGAAGTTTTTGCTCGGACGGACAGAGATTCGCGGCGAGATTGTGATGTTGAAACGCGACTTTGAAGAGCTTAACGAAAAGCAAAAAGCCTTGGGGCAGCCAGAATTTGCGAATCCACGCAATTTGGCGGCAGGGACAATCCGTCAGCTTGATCCGTCTTTGGTGGCGGCGCGGCCGCTGCATTTTCGCGGCTATGATGTGCTGCGCGATAACGACGCTGAAGTGCCAACCAACAGCTTTGCTTACGAGGTGCTGACTGCTCTAGGAATTACTCGTAATCAGCAGGCGAGCATTTTTACTACTTTAGCTGATGTAATGAACTTTGTTAATGAATGGGACGACAAGCGCCACGATTTGCCGTTTAATACTGATGGTTTGGTGATTAAGATCAATGACCGAGCATTGTATGAAAGCCTTGGGCTAGTTGGTAAAAATCCGCGCGGCGCGGTGGCTTACAAATATGCTGCTGAGCAGGCCACGACCATCGTCCGCGATATCGTTATTTCCATCGGTCGAACGGGTGCAGCTACGCCAGTGGCGGTGTTTGACCCGGTAGTGGTGGCAGGTACGACGGTGCAGCATGCTAGTCTACACAACGCTGATGAAATTGCTCGGTTGGATGTGCGTCGCGGCGATACAGTGGTGATTTTCAAGGCGGGCGACATTATTCCACAGGTCGAGAGTGTTTTGAAAGAATTGCGGCCAGCAGATTCCAAGCCAATTGATTACCTGGCAGAATTGGCGCGTCAATATCCAGAACTAGAATTTGTACGACCAGAGGGCGAGGCAGTCTACCGTGTCAAAGGTTTGAGCGGCCCGCTGATTTTGAAGCGAGCCTTGGCGCATTTTGCGTCTAAAGGTGCGCTGGATATCGACACGCTGGGCGAGAAAAATGTTGAGGCACTGGTCGAGGCTGGGCTGGTTAATGACTTGGCGGATATTTACCGGTTGACGAAAGATGATTTATTGCAGTTGGAGCGTTTCGCTGAGATTTCCGCGCAAAAACTCATTGATGCTATTGCTGATAAAAAACAGCCAGCCTTGGAGCGATTTTTGTTCGGTCTTGGTATTCGTCATGTTGGCACGCAGACAGCGATTGACCTGGCAAACCACTTTGAGAGTATCGAAAAATTAAGCCAGGCAACTATCGATGAGCTACGCGAAGTGGATGGTGTGGGTGAAATTGTGGCCGAGTCGATTGTGGCGTGGTTCGCTGATGAAGATAACGTGAAGCTGCTCGAAAAATTTGCTAACCTTGGCGTGACGCCGCAATTCACTAAAAAATCTGGTAGCCTGATCGGCCAAAGTTTCGTCATCACTGGCACTTTGCAGTCAATGGGGCGTGATGCCGCTGCTGAAAAAATCCGCAATCTCGGTGGCACTTTCCAAACCGCTATTGCAAAAGATACAACATATTTGGTAGCTGGCGGTAAAATTGGTGCTAGCAAGCTGAAAAAAGCCAAACAATACGGCACTAAAATTATTGATGAACAGGAACTGTTAAACATGATAAGAGGATAA
- a CDS encoding M48 family metalloprotease — protein MYNAVSQNKRNTILIMSVFVIIIGVIGLFIGAATDSYSLALIIFICAILYAWLQYFIADKLSMMMTGAQEISKNDAPELWQVVENLSIASGMPMPKVYIIDDPAPNAFATGRDPNHAIVGATTGLLEIMDKRELEAVMAHEMSHVRNYDIRVSMIAFGLVSAIGLFADLALRMMFYSDDRDREVNPIVYALGLVVVILAPILATITQLAVSRQREYLADASGVLLTRDTEGLASALEKLRQFGRPMQKQSSSTANLFMNNPLKPGFFSKLFSTHPPLEDRITRLRNNATKM, from the coding sequence ATGTATAACGCAGTTTCTCAAAATAAACGCAACACAATATTAATTATGTCTGTGTTTGTGATAATTATTGGAGTCATCGGTTTGTTTATTGGCGCGGCGACTGATAGCTATTCACTGGCGCTTATCATTTTCATATGTGCGATATTGTATGCTTGGCTGCAATATTTTATAGCTGACAAGTTGTCTATGATGATGACTGGTGCTCAGGAAATTAGTAAAAATGACGCTCCTGAACTTTGGCAAGTGGTGGAAAATCTGTCTATCGCTTCTGGCATGCCGATGCCGAAAGTTTATATTATCGACGATCCAGCTCCAAATGCTTTTGCGACTGGTCGCGATCCGAATCATGCAATTGTTGGTGCGACTACTGGGCTGCTGGAAATTATGGATAAGCGCGAACTGGAGGCGGTGATGGCGCACGAGATGAGTCATGTGCGTAATTACGATATTCGTGTCAGTATGATTGCGTTTGGGTTGGTTAGCGCGATTGGTTTATTTGCGGACTTGGCGCTAAGGATGATGTTTTATAGCGATGATAGGGATAGGGAGGTTAACCCAATAGTTTATGCTCTCGGTCTAGTGGTGGTTATCCTGGCACCAATTTTGGCGACGATTACGCAATTAGCAGTTAGCCGGCAAAGAGAATACTTGGCTGACGCTTCTGGTGTATTGTTGACGCGCGATACTGAGGGTTTAGCAAGTGCTCTAGAAAAATTACGTCAATTTGGTCGTCCAATGCAAAAACAGAGTTCTTCAACCGCTAACCTATTTATGAACAACCCTCTTAAGCCTGGTTTTTTTTCAAAATTATTCAGCACCCACCCGCCACTAGAAGATCGAATTACTAGATTGAGAAATAACGCAACAAAGATGTAA
- a CDS encoding LemA family protein gives MSVLAIVLIVIVALLGMIIMFVIGSYNGLVTLRNRVEEAWSDITVQLKRRTDLIPNLVNSVKGYATHEKEVFEKVTEARSAIMNAQGVTDTAKAESMMEGALKSLFAVAEAYPELKANQNFLQLQQELVDTEDKIQAARRFYNGGVRDLNTKIQTFPANIVAGMFGFQAKEFFDVEDRASVENPVEVKF, from the coding sequence ATGAGTGTATTAGCAATTGTGCTTATAGTTATTGTGGCTTTATTGGGCATGATAATTATGTTTGTTATCGGTTCATATAATGGTCTGGTAACGCTGCGTAATCGTGTTGAAGAAGCGTGGAGTGATATCACTGTGCAGCTGAAGCGCCGAACTGACCTAATTCCAAATTTGGTCAATTCAGTCAAGGGCTATGCTACACATGAAAAAGAGGTATTTGAAAAAGTAACTGAAGCTCGTTCAGCAATAATGAATGCTCAAGGTGTAACAGACACCGCTAAGGCTGAGAGCATGATGGAAGGTGCTTTGAAGAGCTTGTTTGCAGTTGCTGAGGCTTATCCTGAGCTGAAAGCTAATCAAAACTTCTTGCAATTGCAGCAGGAACTGGTTGATACTGAAGATAAAATTCAAGCCGCTCGTCGATTCTATAACGGCGGAGTACGTGATTTAAACACTAAGATTCAGACCTTTCCAGCAAACATTGTTGCGGGAATGTTCGGATTCCAGGCTAAGGAATTCTTCGATGTTGAAGATCGAGCAAGTGTTGAAAACCCAGTAGAAGTAAAGTTCTAA
- a CDS encoding alpha/beta hydrolase — translation MKQIVIIHGGSSFNSYENYLNHLKSSQLHYERLLWSQKWRDWLAQEIVDADVLLPDFPNKQNASYAEWKIYFKKLLPLLGDDVQLVGYSLGAMFLAKYLHESPLHTPVRRLVLVSPCYDDESVEDLGSFQVESAAGLEKSAEEIHLFHSKDDPAVPFTELAKFQQDLPTAKLHIFEDRNHFFQPTFPELKELL, via the coding sequence ATGAAGCAAATTGTAATAATTCACGGCGGTTCAAGCTTTAATAGCTACGAAAACTACTTAAATCACCTCAAGTCCAGTCAACTTCACTACGAAAGACTACTTTGGTCGCAAAAATGGCGCGATTGGCTGGCGCAGGAAATCGTCGACGCTGATGTGTTGTTGCCGGATTTCCCCAATAAGCAAAACGCCAGCTACGCTGAGTGGAAGATATACTTCAAAAAACTACTACCACTGCTTGGCGATGACGTTCAATTGGTTGGATATAGTCTGGGTGCAATGTTTTTGGCGAAATACTTGCATGAATCACCACTTCATACGCCAGTCCGACGACTGGTGCTAGTATCGCCGTGCTATGACGACGAATCGGTTGAGGATTTGGGTAGCTTTCAGGTAGAAAGTGCAGCTGGATTAGAAAAATCAGCAGAAGAAATTCACCTATTCCATAGTAAAGATGACCCAGCTGTACCCTTCACTGAGCTTGCCAAATTTCAGCAAGACTTACCAACCGCTAAGTTACATATTTTTGAAGACCGCAATCACTTCTTCCAGCCGACATTCCCTGAACTAAAAGAATTATTATAA